The Gemmatimonadota bacterium genome includes the window GGAAACAGTGAAGTCTTCGCCGTGCAGTTCACGCGGCGTGTCGTGCGCATTCCGGCGGTGCCGTATGCGATGATGCTCGAAGGGAAGGCGGCGTACATCCCCGTCACGGGCTACAGCGAAACCGCATCCGAAGAAGTGGCGCAGAATCTCCAGCGCCTCGTGGGCGAAGGTGCCAAGTCGATCATTCTCGACTTGCGCGGAAATCCGGGTGGCTATCTCGAGCAAGCCATCACGATGAGCAACATCTTCCTGCCCAAGGGCAAGGAGATCGTCGCGGTGCGCGGGCGCGGGGAACCGGATCAGGTGCACGTCACGACGGCGAGCCCGATGGTGCCGACCCTGCCGATCGTCATTCTCACTGACGGCTACACGGCGTCGGCATCGGAAATCGTCGCTGGCGCGCTACAGGATCACGATCGCGCCCTCATCATCGGCACGACCTCGTTCGGTAAGGGACTCGTGCAGTCGATGTATCGCCTCGACGGCGGCTACGCCATCAAACTCACGACCGCCAAGTGGTATACGCCGAGCGGCCGTTCGATTCAGAAGGACCGCAAGCTGCTCGACGACGGCTCGCTCGTGGAATCGCATCCGGATTCAATGGAAAGCGACTCCGCACGAAAGGCGCGCCCCAAGTTCAAGTCCGATGGGGGTCGCGTGGTGTACGGCGGTGGCGCCATCACGCCCGACGTGATCGTCCCATACGATACGCTTCCGACGGTCGAGCAGAAGCTCTCGCGCGCCCTGCTCTCCAAGCAGCAGGATGCGTACCTCGCGCTCTACGACTACGCCTTCGAACAGAAGGCCAACGTGAAGTCCGACTTCACGCTCACGCCGGAAATGCGTGAAGAGTTCTATCAGCGACTCGTCAAGCGCGGCCTCGTCATCGACAAAAAGGACTGGGCGGCGGGAATTCGGTACATCGATCGCACGCTCGACAGCAAGATTTCGAGCATCGCGTTTGGCGACAGCACCGCCAAGCGTCGTGACTTGCACGAAGACCGGCAGTTGCTCCGCGCGCTCGAGTTCCTCAAGAAGGGGCCGACCACGCGCGAACTCCTCGCACTCGCGGGCAACACGCCGGCCCCAGCCACGAAGAAAGCCAACCCGTAACCCTTGCCGCATCCTCCCATGATCCGTCGCACTTCCCTCGCGGTCGCCCTGCTCTGCTCGGCGACCGCGCTGTACGCTCAGACTTCCATTGCCCGCACAGCTGACGCGGGCGAAGAGCGGCATTTCGCCAACATCAAGCAGCTGACCAACGGCGGCACGAACGCCGAGGCGTATTTCTCGCGCGACGGTCAGTGGATCACTTTTCAGGGCACGCCGGAAAAGAACGGGCACGCCTGCGACTTGCAGTACGTGATGAAGACCGACGGCACGGGTCTCAAGCGCGTTTCGCCGCTCGCCGGCAAGACGACCTGCGGCTGGTTCCTCAACGACGGCAAGCGCCTCTTCTTTGGGTCGTCGCACGCCGCCGATTCACTCTGCCCGCCGTCGCCGGATTATTCCAAAGGCTACGTGTGGGGCATTGACCCGTTCGACATTTTCACGGTCAATCGCGACGGTACGGGGCTCAAGCGCCTCACGAACTACGACACGTACACCGCCGAAGGGGTGCTCTCCCCGGACGGCAAGCGCATTGTGTTCACGTCACTCAAGGGCGGCGACCTCGACATCTACACGATGAACGTCGACGGCACCAACGTGAAACAGCTGACCACCCTTCCGGGCTATGACGGCGGCCCGTGGTGGTCGCCCGACGGTAAGCAGATTGTGTATCGCGCGTATCACCCCACCGATTCGTTGGAGTTGAAGGATTATCGCGATCTGCTCAAGCAGCGCATGATCCGGCCGAACAAGATGGATCTGTTCATCATGAACGCCGACGGCAGCAACAATCATCAGGTCACGAACTTGGGCGGCGCGAGCTTTGGGCCGTCGTGGTCAATCGACGGCAAGAAGCTCATCTTCTCGTCCAACTACAAGAATCCCAAGAGCCGCAACTTCGATCTGTTTATGGTCAACCTCGACGGCTCCGGCCTGGAGCAGATCACGACCAACGAAGAGTTTGACGGCTTCCCGATGTTCAGCCCCAACGGCAAGAAAATCATCTGGGCCTCCAACCGCCACGCGACGAAGGAACACGAGACCAATCTGTTCATCGCCGACTGGAAGCCCTGAGCACACACCGGCACCACTACACCCCCATCGCCTTCGTGACCCGATGAGCATTCTCGACATCCCCGCCCTGCGCGAAGGCGATCGTGTACAGCACGAGTTGATGGTGCGTGTGCGCGAGGACAAAACCACCAAGAACGGCGACCCCTTCGCCGCATTGCAAATGGGAAACGCCACCGGCACCATTGGCGCCAATGTCTGGAAGGAGCAACTCCCGCTCCTCGACGGCGTGAAATCAGGTTCGGTGGTGCAGGTCATTGGCGCGATTGAGAACTATCAGGGACGTCGGCAGATCAAGCTGACCTCAGTGCGCGTGGTCGCGCCGTCCGCGGTGAACACCGACGCTTTTCTGCCGCGCATCAAGCAGGACCCCGCCAAACTCTGGCACGACATCGATAGCTGGCGCGCCGCGATCAAATCAAAGGCACTCCGCACGGCCGTCGACTGTTTCTTTGCCGATGACACCTTTCGCGCACGCTTTGAGCGCGCGCCCGGCGCACCGCGCGGACACCATGCACTGGTCGGTGGACTGCTGGAGCACGTGGTTGAAGTGGCAGCAATGGCACGGACCGCCGCGCAAACCATGGGTGGCAACGTCGACCTCGTCACCGTCGGCGCGCTCCTGCACGACATCGGTAAAGTGGAAACGTATTCCATTGGCGCCGGTGGCTTCGACTACACGCAGCAGGGGCTCCTCCTGCAGCACATCGTCCTCGGCTCCCTGATGCTCGATCGCCGCCTGCGTGCGCTCCCCGTGGGTACGCTCACCGACGCACAGGAAACGGAACTGCACCACTTTATTCAGTCGCACCACGGACAGCCCGAGTACGGCGCCGCCGTGCGCCCCATGACACTCGAGGCGGAGTTGCTGCACTGGGCCGATCAAATGTCGGCCAACGGCAACAACTTCAACGACGCGATGGATGACGCGGAGCTGTTTCCGGGGAGTGAGGAATTTTCAGTGAAGAAAGCGTGGCGCCTCGACCGGAAAGTGTGGCGGCGCAGCCATGGGTGGAACGATCCGCTCAATGGTTGATCCGACCGCAGCGCCTGCGCCTCGCATTTCGGTCGTTATTCCCACACGGCATCGGCTGGAATCGCTTGGCTCCTGCTTAGAACGGCTCGCCCCTGGCCAGCAAACGCTCGACGCGACGCACTACGAAGTCATCGTTGCCGACGACGGCCACACCGACGACACGCGCACCATGCTGCAGGCGCGGTTCCCCTGGGCGCACTACACGGCGGGCCCACGCCGCGGCCCGGCCGCCAACCGCAACGCCGGCGTTCGCGCCTCACGCGGCGAATGGCTTGCCTTCACCGACGACGACACCCTTCCCGATCGCGATTGGCTCGAGCAACTCCTCGCCGCCAGTGATGGCGTGAGTGCTGTGGAGGGCCGAACCGTGTGCCGCGTTGGGGTACGGTCGCCCCGCGAACACGCGCCAGTGAATGAACTCGGTGGCCGCTGGTGGACGTCGAATCTCGCGATCCGTCGCGATGCATTTGATTCCGTTGGCGGATTCGACGAACGCTATCCCGTGCCGCACATGGAAGACGCCGACCTTCGGGTACGGGTCTTTGCCGCCAAGCTACCGTGGCGCTTCGCACCACTCGCCATCGTCGATCACCCGCCGCGCCGCGAGCGTTGGGGAGCGGAGACCGCGCCGTGGCATGCGGCGCACATGTTGTTTTCGGCTATTCATCAGCAGCCCCACACACTGCTTGGGAATTTGCGCGCCGTGGTTCGGGGACGACTGCACGCGATTGCGCGCGCGCCGTTAAGCGCGGATGGCGCGAGTGCTGCGGTCTCGATGGTGGTCGAGCTGGCAACAATGCTCCGGTACTGGAGACAGTGGCGGCGGGAAGTACGCGCAACACTCGCCACTCCAAGATGAGCGGTAGCCGCACAAACGAAGCCGCGGCGACTGCAAGCACCGATGACCTGCCGGCGCGCTGGCGCATGCTGGCCTTTCTGTCCATCGCGGAATTGTTGGGCATGTCGCTCTGGTTTGTTGGGAGCGCCGTCGCACCGCAACTGCAACTACGCTTTGGATTATCCGGTGGGCAGGTCGCGGCTCTGACCACCGCCGTGCAATCTGGCTTTGTCGTTGGCACGGCCCTCTCGGCGCTCCTGAATATTTCCGACATCGTCGCCGCACGCACGCTGTTTGCATCGGCAGCGGTGCTCGGAGCTGTGGCCAATCTGCCTATGATGCTCGACGTATCGTATCCGTCCATGCTCGCCAGTCGTTTTGCATGCGGCTTGTGTTTAGCGGGGGTGTACCCGCCCGCACTGAAGATGGCCGCTACCTGGTTCCGAGCACAGCGCGGACTCGCCGTGGGTACAATCGTGGGCGCACTAACCGTTGGAAAAGCCGGACCCTACCTCGTCCATGTGTTTCCAGACGTTGGCGTGCGAACAGTTTCGCTTGCGGCGTCGCTCAGCGCGGTGCTCGCCGCGCTTGTGGTGCTGGCAACGTACCGCGACGGGCCACATGCATTTCCCAATCGTCCGTTCTCGTGGTCGCTGACCGGCGATGTGGTGCGGTCTCGCCGTTGGCGATTGGCGACGGGTGGTTATTTGGGGCACATGGCCGAACTGTATTCCTACTGGACGTGGATTCCCGCGTTCGTGGCAGCGAGCGTCGCGGGTGACGCGCACTCGCTTACCGCACCCGCCTCACCATTTGTGTCGGTACTCTCATTCAGTGTCATTGCGGTTGGCGGCGCCGGTTGCGTCTGGGGTGGATTAGTCGCCGATCGCATCGGACGTACTACCCTTGTCACACGCGCACTGTTGGTGAGTGGCACCTGTTGCGCGCTCGTCGGATTCGCCTTCGGCCGGTCGCTCTGGCTGCTCGCACCGCTGGCGCTGGTCTGGGGGTTCTTCATCATTGCCGACAGCGCGCAGTTCAGCGTACTCGTCACCGAGAGCGTTCCCGCGCACGCGGTCGGTACGGCGCTCACCCTGCAAATCTCACTTGGCTTTCTGCTCACCACGCTCAGCGTGCAGATCGTCCCGATGATCGTCCGCGGTGCGGGATGGCCGTGGGTGTTCGCCTTTCTCGCCATCGGCCCATTCTTGGGCATCGCGTCTATCAAGCGATTGATCGCGCACGGCACGCCGGGCGCCGTCGCGCAAAACTGACGTCGTACACTCGGCGCTCGCCGCAGCGCCTAATGACGGTCAGCTCACCTGCGCCAGCACCGCCGCCGCCACGGTCGCCGCATCCGGCCATCCGCTCTGCTGCTCCGCGGCGGTCACCGGTCCAATGCTCCGGTACGGCGACGGATAGCCCCACAACGTGTCGTACGCTTTCGCGTCTTGATGCATGCCGCCGAGCACCACAATCGTCGGACGTGTGAACGCAGCGGCCGTGTGGGACAGCATACTCGGATTCGTCAGCACGGCATCGGCGCTTTCGCAAAGCGCGAACGTGGTGCGGAGCGGTGTGTCGCCGCACACCGAGCGGACCGCTCCATTGGTCATGGCGACAATCTCAATGCCGCGCGCGCGATCCGCTTCGCCACCCACGAGTAGCACCTCGAAACGGCGGTCGCCGAGCTCCGCACGCGTGAGTCGCTGAAGCGCGGCGGCCATCTGTTCCGTTGGCCAACACTTGCTCGCCAATCCGCCGCCACAACCCACGAGCAAGCGCACGGCACCCGATCGGCGCGCGCCCCACAACCGCTCAGCGCTCTGTCGCTCAGTATCCGTCAAAAACAGTTGGGGCCGCGCCAAGGGAAGTTCTGTCGCGCCCAGCAGTGCCACTTGATCGAGCGCCGCACGAGCCACGTGCACGCGCTCAGAGAACCGCACGTATTGCTGACAGGCCGTCCATCCGCCGCGGTATCCGCGTACGCCGACTCGATATCGAACGCCGAGCCGCATCATCAGCAGCGCCCCGACATGACTGCCGAGGACGTCGATCCCCACATCAAAGCCGCCGCGGCGACGAAGCGATGCGACCTGCTCCGACCGGAAGAGAAATTTCGCGACGGCTCCCCACGACTGGTCCGCGACGAACTTATTGTTCCACGGCGCGTCGAGCGCGACCACTTCGTCGATGTTCGGATTATGGGCGAGAATCGGAATTCCCCACGATCCGACGGCCGCGACGATACGACTCGTGGGAAATCGTCGACGTAAGGCGTCAAACACGGGCGTGGTCGTGTGGAGATCGCCGAGGTCGTTCGGACGAATCACAAGAATTTCCCGTGGCATCGAGGGAAGTGGGCCCCATGATGCCGCGAGGCGACTCGTGATCGCCAGCGGTCCTTCGACGAGCGTTCCCTTCCAGCCCACGGCAGTTACCTCGGAGTGTTGCGCTGCACGAATCCTAACATCGGTCCCGTATCCTGACGGCTAACTGCGTTCACTGGCGCTCAACGCGCGCCGCAGTCGATCCGAATGTGCCGCGTTCACGGCGGCCACAATGTCGTGCGATGCACCGTCGTTCAACTCGACGGGATCTGTGAGGTGCCGGAGGTCGCCACCATCAGTCACCAGGTAGAATGTGTCGTACCCTGCTTCTCGCAGCAGAGCGATGACTGCGGTTGGCGCATAGTCAAACGCGTGAGTCCAAGCCCCACACAGTTCGCAGATCACGACTGGGTGAAAGCGGCGGAGACCCGCGGCGAATCCGCGCAGCGCGAGCAACTCAGCTCCTTCAACATCCATCTTCACGATATCCACACGCGTGAGTCGCTGGGAATCCACATACGAATCAAGCGTCGTAATGGGACATTGGAGCGCGCCGACCGCCACGTCTGCCGACCACGATCCCGCATCGTGCGTCCGGAGCGATGCCTGACCATGGTCTTCGTGTGGCGTGTACAGCGTGGTCACGCCATGTTCGTCGCCGACGGCGGATTGGTTGATGACCACATTGCCCGGGAGGCGCGCGCGTTCCGCAAGCGATTGGTGTAGCAACTGACAGGTCGTGGGCGATGGTTCAAAGGCGTGCACCCGTCCATTCGCGCCCACGAGGTTCGAGAGCAGCGCCGTGAAGATGCCGCGATTCGCTCCCACGTCGAGCACAACGTCGCCGCTGCGCACGAGCGCCACCTGCAACACCTTCATGCCGTTTGATCTGCCCCACAACCGGAGTATGGCGTGGTAGACGGACGGCCAGTGCGCGGCACACAGGGCTTCTACCCACAACCGCATCATATGCAGCAGCTTCATCACGTCCTCAAAGCGCAGGTCGCGCCCAGCGTGATTCGGTACGCTGGACTGAGAGCACGAACGGCAAGCCGATTCATGTTCGGACAATCAGTTAATGTACCGTCGCGACAGGCACCTGGTATTGGGGTTAGGGTCGTGCCGACCCTTGGGCGGCGTCATTCTCCGGCCACGGTGTCGACCGTAACTGAACTGGGCTTGTGTTCCGATCCCCAGAGACATCCCAACCGCGAGAGCACGACTAGATTTCCTTTTGTCTCTACCCGACCCCAATGACTGTCATCAAACAAGACGACCTCATTCAGTCCGTGCAGGACGCCCTGCAGCACATCTCGTACTTCCACCCCGTCGACTACATCAAGGCGCTCGGTGACGCGTACGAACAGGAACAATCGCCGGCGGCCAAAGATGCCATCGCGCAAATCCTCACCAACTCGCGCATGTGCGCCGAGGGACACCGCCCGATTTGCCAAGACACCGGCATCGTCGTGGTTTTCCTGAAGGTCGGCATGAATGTGCAGTGGCAAGGCACGATGTCCGTCACCGACATGATCAACGAAGGCGTGCGCCGCGCCTATCTGCAGCCCGACAACGTCTTGCGCGCCTCCATCGTCGCCGATCCGGCCTTCGGCCGCAAGAACACCAAAGACAACACCCCCGCGGTCATTCACTACGAGTTGGTGCCGGGCAACACCGTTGAAGTCAACGTCGCCGCCAAAGGCGGCGGCTCCGAGAACAAGACGAAATTCGTGATGCTCAACCCCAGCGACTCCATCGTGGACTGGGTGCTCAAGACCGTTCCGCTCATGGGCGCCGGATGGTGTCCGCCCGGTATGCTGGGCATTGGCATTGGTGGCTCCGCAGAAAAAGCGATGCTCCTCGCCAAGGAGTCGCTCATGGGCCACATCGACATGACGCAACTCAAAGCGCGTGGGCCGCAGAACAAAATCGAAGAACTGCGCATTGAACTCTTCGACAAAGTCAACGCGCTCGGCATCGGCGCGCAGGGACTCGGTGGTCTGTCCACCGTGCTCGACGTCAAAATTCTCGACTACCCCACGCACGCGGCGTCGAAACCCGTGGCG containing:
- a CDS encoding S41 family peptidase, translated to MTSPSRKAALLCLLLVPLVGGAFAIQERTAQSGERLFSQVLSLINDKFVDSIEVGSLYEKAARGLVAELKDPYAELYSPKQLEAFNQTTGGFYAGVGMQIEPQDGNIVISKVFPHTPAEEAGIRIGDRIVGVDSQSTRGWKTEQVSSKLKGPPGTKVTARFSRPGNSEVFAVQFTRRVVRIPAVPYAMMLEGKAAYIPVTGYSETASEEVAQNLQRLVGEGAKSIILDLRGNPGGYLEQAITMSNIFLPKGKEIVAVRGRGEPDQVHVTTASPMVPTLPIVILTDGYTASASEIVAGALQDHDRALIIGTTSFGKGLVQSMYRLDGGYAIKLTTAKWYTPSGRSIQKDRKLLDDGSLVESHPDSMESDSARKARPKFKSDGGRVVYGGGAITPDVIVPYDTLPTVEQKLSRALLSKQQDAYLALYDYAFEQKANVKSDFTLTPEMREEFYQRLVKRGLVIDKKDWAAGIRYIDRTLDSKISSIAFGDSTAKRRDLHEDRQLLRALEFLKKGPTTRELLALAGNTPAPATKKANP
- a CDS encoding HD domain-containing protein, with amino-acid sequence MSILDIPALREGDRVQHELMVRVREDKTTKNGDPFAALQMGNATGTIGANVWKEQLPLLDGVKSGSVVQVIGAIENYQGRRQIKLTSVRVVAPSAVNTDAFLPRIKQDPAKLWHDIDSWRAAIKSKALRTAVDCFFADDTFRARFERAPGAPRGHHALVGGLLEHVVEVAAMARTAAQTMGGNVDLVTVGALLHDIGKVETYSIGAGGFDYTQQGLLLQHIVLGSLMLDRRLRALPVGTLTDAQETELHHFIQSHHGQPEYGAAVRPMTLEAELLHWADQMSANGNNFNDAMDDAELFPGSEEFSVKKAWRLDRKVWRRSHGWNDPLNG
- a CDS encoding glycosyltransferase family A protein; translated protein: MVDPTAAPAPRISVVIPTRHRLESLGSCLERLAPGQQTLDATHYEVIVADDGHTDDTRTMLQARFPWAHYTAGPRRGPAANRNAGVRASRGEWLAFTDDDTLPDRDWLEQLLAASDGVSAVEGRTVCRVGVRSPREHAPVNELGGRWWTSNLAIRRDAFDSVGGFDERYPVPHMEDADLRVRVFAAKLPWRFAPLAIVDHPPRRERWGAETAPWHAAHMLFSAIHQQPHTLLGNLRAVVRGRLHAIARAPLSADGASAAVSMVVELATMLRYWRQWRREVRATLATPR
- a CDS encoding MFS transporter; amino-acid sequence: MSGSRTNEAAATASTDDLPARWRMLAFLSIAELLGMSLWFVGSAVAPQLQLRFGLSGGQVAALTTAVQSGFVVGTALSALLNISDIVAARTLFASAAVLGAVANLPMMLDVSYPSMLASRFACGLCLAGVYPPALKMAATWFRAQRGLAVGTIVGALTVGKAGPYLVHVFPDVGVRTVSLAASLSAVLAALVVLATYRDGPHAFPNRPFSWSLTGDVVRSRRWRLATGGYLGHMAELYSYWTWIPAFVAASVAGDAHSLTAPASPFVSVLSFSVIAVGGAGCVWGGLVADRIGRTTLVTRALLVSGTCCALVGFAFGRSLWLLAPLALVWGFFIIADSAQFSVLVTESVPAHAVGTALTLQISLGFLLTTLSVQIVPMIVRGAGWPWVFAFLAIGPFLGIASIKRLIAHGTPGAVAQN
- a CDS encoding glycosyltransferase family 9 protein; translated protein: MGWKGTLVEGPLAITSRLAASWGPLPSMPREILVIRPNDLGDLHTTTPVFDALRRRFPTSRIVAAVGSWGIPILAHNPNIDEVVALDAPWNNKFVADQSWGAVAKFLFRSEQVASLRRRGGFDVGIDVLGSHVGALLMMRLGVRYRVGVRGYRGGWTACQQYVRFSERVHVARAALDQVALLGATELPLARPQLFLTDTERQSAERLWGARRSGAVRLLVGCGGGLASKCWPTEQMAAALQRLTRAELGDRRFEVLLVGGEADRARGIEIVAMTNGAVRSVCGDTPLRTTFALCESADAVLTNPSMLSHTAAAFTRPTIVVLGGMHQDAKAYDTLWGYPSPYRSIGPVTAAEQQSGWPDAATVAAAVLAQVS
- a CDS encoding FkbM family methyltransferase; amino-acid sequence: MKLLHMMRLWVEALCAAHWPSVYHAILRLWGRSNGMKVLQVALVRSGDVVLDVGANRGIFTALLSNLVGANGRVHAFEPSPTTCQLLHQSLAERARLPGNVVINQSAVGDEHGVTTLYTPHEDHGQASLRTHDAGSWSADVAVGALQCPITTLDSYVDSQRLTRVDIVKMDVEGAELLALRGFAAGLRRFHPVVICELCGAWTHAFDYAPTAVIALLREAGYDTFYLVTDGGDLRHLTDPVELNDGASHDIVAAVNAAHSDRLRRALSASERS
- a CDS encoding fumarate hydratase; the protein is MTVIKQDDLIQSVQDALQHISYFHPVDYIKALGDAYEQEQSPAAKDAIAQILTNSRMCAEGHRPICQDTGIVVVFLKVGMNVQWQGTMSVTDMINEGVRRAYLQPDNVLRASIVADPAFGRKNTKDNTPAVIHYELVPGNTVEVNVAAKGGGSENKTKFVMLNPSDSIVDWVLKTVPLMGAGWCPPGMLGIGIGGSAEKAMLLAKESLMGHIDMTQLKARGPQNKIEELRIELFDKVNALGIGAQGLGGLSTVLDVKILDYPTHAASKPVAMIPNCAATRHAHFTLDGSGVAHLPTPKLSDWPNVTWHPDRNAKHVNLDTLTPAEVQSWKAGDRLLLNGKLLTGRDAAHKRIADLYASGQGLPPGVDFTNRVIYYVGPVDPVRDEVVGPAGPTTATRMDKFTEMMLEKTGLISMIGKAERGPAGLEAIRKHKVAYLMAIGGAAYLVAKAIRASRCVAFEELGMEAIYEFTVEDMPVTVAVDATGQNVHESGPAEWQKRIRSLPIAAV